In one Podarcis muralis chromosome 7, rPodMur119.hap1.1, whole genome shotgun sequence genomic region, the following are encoded:
- the DBR1 gene encoding lariat debranching enzyme, protein MRRGRKMKVAVAGCCHGALDKMYETLHLLEQRHGQAAPDLLLCAGDFQAVRNAADLRCMAVPAKYRCLGGFARYYSGEKKAPVLTIFIGGNHEASNHLQELPYGGWVAPNIYYLGYAGVVKYRGVRIGGLSGIFKSHDYKKGHFEYPPYNQHTIRSVYHVRNIEVFKLKQLKQPMDVFMSHDWPRSIYHYGDKKLLLRKKAFFRQEVESNTLGSPAASELLEHLKPTYWFAAHLHVKFAAFMQHQANGSGKQPKATKFLALDKCLPHRDFLQIVEIEHDPSASDCLEYDPEWIAVLKATNNLVNVSPNSWNMPENNGLHAKWDYSVTEEDIKAVLEEANHDLKVPHNFSTTVPCYNSNKSQEHREPVHQINPQTTEFCARFGLLDINGRIQQLREEHGDDDDDEEEEEEEVDSTRSAEEPSDYNTDVSGLSSSINPDEIILDEDSDGEEEPGSSPVDLSANHPSDVSTTFSDIRVTPGSMAVSPNDTVESDELEKLSERNQPEEVIPSETALKRLNDTSEEGKGGPKKIKRRNQAIYASKDEDEVE, encoded by the exons ATGCGCCGAGGCCGGAAGATGAAGGTGGCGGTGGCCGGCTGCTGCCATGGCGCGCTTGACAAGATGTACGAGACGCTCCATTTGCTGGAGCAGCGCCACGGCCAGGCGGCGCCGGATCTGCTCCTGTGCGCAGGGGACTTCCAGGCCGTGCGCAACGCGGCGGACCTGCGCTGCATGGCGGTGCCGGCCAAGTACCGCTGCTTGGGGGGCTTCGCGAG GTATTATTCTGGAGAGAAGAAGGCTCCTGTCCTGACCATCTTTATTGGGGGCAACCACGAAGCCTCCAATCACTTGCAAGAGCTACCATATGGCGGATGGGTGGCACCAAACATCTACTACCTTG GTTACGCTGGAGTGGTAAAGTATCGTGGGGTGAGAATTGGCGGACTCTCTGGCATCTTCAAATCTCATGATTACAAAAAGG GTCACTTTGAGTATCCACCATACAACCAACATACGATAAGAAGTGTCTACCATGTAAGAAACATTGAAGTCTTCAAGCTCAAGCAG CTAAAGCAGCCTATGGATGTATTTATGTCCCACGACTGGCCCAGAAGTATATATCATTATGGAGACAAGAAATTGCTGCTTAGGAAAAAAGCCTTCTTCCGCCAAGAAGTGGAGAGTAATACGTTGGGAAGTCCTGCTGCTTCAGAGCTTCTGGAGCACTTGAAACCAACCTATTGGTTCGCTGCACACCTGCATGTGAAGTTTGCTGCCTTCATGCAGCACCAG GCCAATGGCAGTGGGAAACAGCCAAAAGCAACAAAATTTCTGGCCCTGGATAAATGCCTGCCCCACAGAGACTTCCTACAG ATTGTAGAGATTGAGCACGACCCAAGTGCATCTGACTGCCTGGAATATGACCCTGAATGGATTGCTGTTCTTAAAGCTACTAACAATCTTGTTAATGTGTCTCCAAATTCCTGGAATATGCCTGAAAACAATGGACTCCATGCAAA ATGGGACTACAGTGTCACGGAAGAAGACATCAAGGCGGTTTTGGAAGAGGCGAACCACGACCTTAAGGTTCCACATAACTTCAGTACCACAGTTCCCTGTTATAACTCAAACAAATCCCAGGAGCACAGAGAACCCGTTCATCAAATCAATCCCCAGACGACCGAGTTCTGTGCCCGGTTTGGCCTCTTGGACATTAATGGCCGAATCCAACAACTGAGGGAGGAgcatggagatgatgatgatgatgaagaagaggaggaggaggaggtagacAGTACTAGATCAGCAGAGGAGCCCAGTGACTATAATACAGACGTTTCTGGCTTGTCCTCTTCTATCAACCCTGATGAAATAATACTGGATGAAGACAGCGATGGTGAAGAAGAGCCAGGCAGCAGCCCAGTGGACTTGTCTGCCAACCACCCTTCTGACGTCTCAACAACTTTTTCTGACATCCGGGTCACGCCAGGTTCCATGGCCGTGTCGCCGAATGATACTGTGGAAAGTGATGAACTGGAGAAATTGAGTGAGAGAAACCAGCCAGAAGAGGTGATCCCCAGTGAAACGGCCTTGAAGCGGCTAAATGACACAAGCGAAGAAGGAAAGGGTGGGCCAAAGAAAATTAAAAGGAGGAACCAGGCTATCTATGCTTCCAAAGATGAAGATGAGGTGGAATGA